A window from Nitrospira sp. ND1 encodes these proteins:
- a CDS encoding penicillin-binding protein activator — MVPRSVPRAPHLRACSVALAVAFLAGLVTLGEAAPAKKNPAPSRTEQSKSPTAAGQSVLDQAKRLIDSEQPEAAAVMLRRFIESGPPPDLLDDAYLLMAAAMFGMKEHAETVRYVNQLLGEFPSSDLADRAKLLLAKTHARAGNLDLALPLLSEVRSLSADPAIKRDALRLTGEFQAQKKDYLRAIQAWLDEIPLDAGDQAHETEGQIRQLVNEQLDAPALVRVREAYPKSFPGDLASIKLIELHTAAGEDHLVERDLRLFLSRFPNHPYAAKAADLQAVVRTKFKSHPYSIAAIFPMSGKLAPFGAEVLNGIQLALERSKDGGETPSIGLIVKDTESDRAAFLDELSGVLSDDRPLAVIGPLLSKNLPVMAEMAERTRIPLITPSATAPNLRRFGSYVFSTALTYGHQAKRVADYAIREQQYKRVAILYPDTAYGRDLARLFAQEVRQQDGELIVSEPYKEGDSDFRAVIGKLKAEDLKKYGVEVQVDNDPAKTGIRQGGKKGKRLLYSPGFDAVFIPGRSLDVGLLAAQLAFFDIAVPLLGANGWNTPDFARVADRTVEGSVFVDGFFAESSSPIVQEFVERYRKRFQATPSLFAAQGYDAARLAVEAIKRGATTGEGVRDFLMMQHDLPTLSGPSGFSPDGTLNRRVFLIQVKQGRFVPLD, encoded by the coding sequence ATGGTTCCTCGATCAGTACCCCGCGCCCCGCATCTCCGCGCGTGCAGCGTCGCCCTCGCGGTGGCGTTCCTCGCGGGCCTAGTCACGCTCGGTGAGGCAGCCCCTGCCAAAAAGAATCCAGCGCCGTCCCGCACAGAGCAATCGAAATCGCCGACTGCCGCCGGCCAGTCCGTGCTCGACCAGGCCAAACGTCTGATCGACTCGGAACAACCGGAAGCCGCAGCGGTCATGCTGCGACGCTTCATCGAAAGCGGTCCCCCTCCCGACCTCCTCGACGATGCCTACTTGTTGATGGCCGCGGCCATGTTCGGCATGAAAGAACATGCGGAAACCGTCCGCTACGTCAATCAGCTGCTCGGCGAATTTCCCAGCTCTGACCTGGCCGATCGGGCCAAACTGCTGCTCGCCAAAACTCACGCGCGCGCGGGCAACCTCGACCTGGCGCTCCCGCTGCTCTCCGAGGTCCGCAGCCTCTCCGCCGATCCCGCCATCAAGCGCGATGCGCTGCGGCTCACGGGCGAATTCCAGGCGCAGAAGAAAGACTACCTCCGGGCCATCCAAGCCTGGCTGGATGAGATTCCGCTGGATGCCGGCGACCAGGCCCATGAAACCGAAGGCCAGATCCGGCAACTCGTCAATGAGCAACTCGACGCTCCGGCGCTCGTGCGCGTCCGCGAGGCCTACCCGAAATCATTTCCGGGAGATCTGGCCTCCATCAAGCTCATCGAACTCCATACCGCCGCCGGAGAAGATCATCTGGTCGAACGGGATTTGCGCCTCTTCCTGAGCCGCTTCCCCAACCATCCCTATGCCGCAAAAGCGGCCGACCTCCAGGCGGTGGTGCGGACAAAGTTCAAATCACATCCCTACTCCATCGCCGCCATCTTTCCCATGTCCGGAAAGCTGGCCCCTTTCGGAGCCGAGGTATTGAACGGCATCCAGCTGGCCCTCGAACGCTCCAAAGACGGCGGCGAGACACCCTCGATCGGCCTGATCGTCAAGGATACGGAATCTGACCGTGCCGCCTTTCTGGATGAACTCTCCGGCGTATTGTCCGACGATCGCCCGCTCGCCGTGATCGGCCCGCTCCTGTCCAAGAACCTGCCGGTGATGGCTGAAATGGCCGAACGGACACGCATTCCGCTGATCACGCCCAGCGCCACCGCCCCGAACCTTCGACGATTCGGCAGCTACGTCTTCAGCACAGCGCTTACCTATGGCCACCAGGCCAAACGCGTGGCGGACTATGCGATCCGGGAACAGCAGTACAAACGCGTCGCCATTCTCTATCCCGATACCGCCTACGGCCGCGACCTGGCCCGCTTGTTCGCGCAAGAAGTCCGGCAACAGGACGGAGAACTGATCGTGAGCGAGCCCTACAAGGAAGGCGACAGCGACTTTCGCGCCGTGATCGGCAAGCTCAAAGCCGAGGATCTGAAGAAATACGGCGTGGAAGTGCAAGTCGACAACGATCCGGCCAAAACCGGGATCAGACAGGGAGGCAAGAAAGGCAAGCGCCTGCTCTACTCACCGGGGTTCGACGCCGTGTTCATCCCTGGACGTTCGCTGGATGTGGGACTGCTGGCAGCCCAATTGGCGTTTTTTGACATCGCGGTTCCGTTGCTTGGGGCCAACGGATGGAACACTCCGGATTTCGCGCGGGTCGCCGATCGAACCGTCGAAGGCAGTGTCTTTGTCGATGGCTTCTTTGCAGAGAGCAGCAGCCCGATCGTACAGGAATTTGTGGAGCGGTATCGCAAACGGTTTCAAGCGACCCCTTCGCTGTTCGCTGCCCAGGGCTATGACGCCGCACGATTGGCTGTGGAAGCCATCAAGCGGGGGGCGACCACCGGCGAAGGCGTCCGCGACTTCTTAATGATGCAACATGACCTGCCGACCTTGAGCGGCCCGAGCGGGTTCAGTCCCGA
- the xerD gene encoding site-specific tyrosine recombinase XerD, translating into MSRESEDLSAPVPERLPLEPFIERYWDHVRIARGLSRNTLLAYQRDVATFQRYLRDRQVSDVREMSPPLLAGFLDHLHRSGLASSSRARALAAVRSLFRFLKQEGMIAANPTVSLRSTSRARRLPKTLSPEEVTRLLDLPPRPLPEDHRDRAMVEVLYAAGVRVSELISLRIDQCNLDVGYVGITGKGDKQRVVPIGRPAIEALQAYLLAARPALLKQRSSRFVFVSRRGTPLTRQAFWKLLRARAHRAGIKRIPSPHMLRHSFATHLLQRGADLRSVQAMLGHADIATTQIYTHVDSSQLKKVHTACFPRNRSRR; encoded by the coding sequence ATGAGCCGTGAGTCGGAGGATCTGTCTGCGCCGGTCCCGGAGCGACTCCCGCTGGAGCCGTTCATCGAGCGCTACTGGGATCATGTGCGGATCGCGCGGGGCTTGTCACGCAATACGCTGCTGGCATATCAGCGGGACGTCGCGACGTTTCAGCGCTATCTCCGGGATCGGCAGGTCTCTGATGTGCGGGAGATGTCGCCTCCGCTGCTGGCCGGATTTCTCGATCATCTGCATCGGTCAGGCCTCGCGTCGTCGTCCCGCGCGCGCGCGCTTGCCGCGGTCAGGAGTCTGTTCCGCTTTCTGAAGCAGGAGGGGATGATTGCCGCCAACCCGACCGTGAGTTTGCGCAGCACCTCGCGCGCCCGACGGTTGCCGAAAACGCTCAGTCCCGAGGAGGTGACGCGTCTTCTGGATCTGCCGCCCCGTCCATTGCCGGAAGATCATCGTGATCGCGCGATGGTGGAGGTGCTCTATGCCGCCGGGGTGCGTGTGTCCGAATTGATCTCGCTGCGGATTGACCAGTGCAATCTGGATGTCGGCTATGTCGGTATCACTGGCAAGGGCGATAAACAGCGTGTCGTGCCGATCGGACGTCCGGCGATTGAGGCGTTGCAGGCCTATCTCCTCGCTGCGCGACCGGCGCTGCTGAAACAGCGGTCGTCACGATTTGTGTTCGTGAGCCGTCGTGGCACGCCGCTCACGAGGCAGGCTTTCTGGAAATTGCTCCGCGCGCGTGCGCACCGGGCCGGCATCAAGAGGATTCCTTCGCCTCATATGCTGCGACATTCCTTCGCCACGCACTTGTTGCAACGGGGCGCTGACTTGCGATCCGTGCAGGCGATGTTAGGGCATGCCGACATCGCGACGACG